The following proteins are encoded in a genomic region of Methanoculleus bourgensis MS2:
- the pfdA gene encoding prefoldin subunit alpha, producing MEQVDPREIQTLQMYLNEYGQQIEILTQQLGMIEQQRLESAAAIESIRAIQENEDGVVLLPIGGGALLRVKVLDRGHVLVNLGADVSVERASADAVEYLEDRITELEALGKKVAGSIEQLQGQATQISRRLEAAYQVARQAQAGQSGS from the coding sequence GTGGAGCAGGTAGATCCTCGCGAGATACAGACCCTCCAGATGTACTTGAACGAGTACGGGCAGCAGATAGAGATCCTGACGCAACAGCTCGGGATGATCGAGCAGCAGCGCCTTGAATCTGCTGCCGCAATCGAGTCCATCAGGGCTATCCAGGAGAATGAGGACGGGGTCGTCCTTCTTCCCATCGGGGGCGGCGCTCTCCTCAGGGTGAAGGTGCTCGATCGCGGACATGTTCTGGTGAACCTCGGGGCCGACGTCTCTGTCGAACGGGCCAGCGCCGATGCGGTGGAGTATCTCGAGGATCGGATAACAGAACTTGAAGCGCTGGGCAAGAAGGTCGCAGGCTCCATCGAGCAGTTGCAGGGACAGGCAACGCAGATCTCGCGGCGCCTCGAAGCTGCCTACCAGGTGGCCCGACAGGCCCAGGCAGGCCAGAGCGGATCCTGA
- a CDS encoding translation initiation factor IF-6, whose amino-acid sequence MTGTIDLSGDPNIGVYARVFEDVAIVYPGAPREFTDALAEELDVEIVVTSIQGSAIIGSLVAGNSQGLVVSGLAAADEVAALEEYRDVLLFEGSMNAAGNVILANDYVAAVHPDMEIDVAEEIGSFLSVPVVRLSLGGIKTVGMAGYATNRGILVHPRANETEVATLERVVDLPIGLGSVNMGSGLVGTGVLANSKGYIAGSFTSGFELGRIEEVFGFLE is encoded by the coding sequence ATGACAGGGACGATCGATCTTTCCGGTGATCCAAACATCGGTGTGTACGCCCGCGTCTTTGAGGACGTGGCGATCGTGTACCCCGGGGCTCCCCGGGAATTCACCGACGCTCTCGCGGAGGAGCTCGATGTCGAGATCGTGGTCACCTCCATCCAGGGAAGCGCCATCATCGGTTCGCTTGTTGCGGGAAACAGTCAGGGCCTGGTCGTCAGCGGTCTTGCCGCCGCCGACGAGGTGGCTGCCCTCGAGGAGTACCGGGATGTTCTCCTGTTTGAGGGGTCCATGAACGCGGCAGGCAACGTCATCCTCGCCAACGACTATGTCGCCGCTGTCCATCCCGATATGGAGATCGACGTCGCTGAAGAGATCGGGTCGTTCCTCTCAGTGCCGGTGGTCAGGCTCTCGCTTGGAGGCATCAAGACCGTCGGCATGGCCGGATACGCAACGAACAGGGGGATCCTTGTTCACCCGCGGGCCAACGAGACGGAGGTCGCCACCCTTGAGCGGGTCGTCGACCTTCCTATCGGCCTTGGTTCGGTGAACATGGGCAGCGGCCTCGTCGGCACCGGAGTCCTTGCGAACAGCAAGGGATACATTGCAGGGTCCTTCACGAGCGGGTTTGAGCTGGGACGAATAGAAGAAGTCTTTGGGTTTTTGGAGTGA
- the purN gene encoding phosphoribosylglycinamide formyltransferase, with translation MDPEIPVCRKRIAVLASGRGSNFQAVIDAIAAGDIPAVCVGLVTDNPGAYAIERARAAGIPVTVVEYARFPSKAAYEEALLAAMRNCRADLFVLAGYMRILGSAIVHEFSGRMMNIHPALLPAFAGLHAQRQAIEYGVKVAGCTVHLVDEGMDTGPIVVQRCVPILPGDDESMLADRILIEEHEALPLAVKLFCEERLEVTGRRVRIR, from the coding sequence ATGGATCCAGAGATACCTGTTTGCAGAAAAAGGATTGCAGTGCTCGCCTCGGGGAGAGGATCAAACTTTCAGGCAGTGATCGACGCCATCGCGGCCGGGGATATCCCGGCGGTCTGTGTCGGCCTCGTCACCGACAACCCCGGTGCATACGCAATAGAGCGGGCCAGGGCCGCCGGCATCCCGGTGACGGTCGTCGAGTATGCGCGGTTCCCCTCGAAGGCCGCCTACGAAGAGGCACTGCTTGCGGCGATGCGGAACTGTCGTGCCGACCTCTTTGTCCTCGCCGGTTACATGCGGATCCTCGGGTCCGCCATCGTGCACGAGTTCTCGGGCCGGATGATGAACATCCACCCCGCCCTGCTCCCGGCGTTCGCCGGCCTGCACGCGCAGAGGCAGGCGATCGAGTACGGGGTGAAGGTCGCGGGCTGCACCGTCCACCTCGTGGATGAAGGGATGGATACCGGCCCCATCGTCGTCCAGCGGTGCGTGCCGATCCTCCCGGGCGACGACGAATCAATGCTTGCCGACCGGATCCTCATCGAGGAGCACGAAGCCCTCCCGCTCGCCGTGAAACTCTTCTGCGAAGAACGCCTTGAGGTCACCGGGCGGCGGGTGCGGATCCGCTGA
- a CDS encoding STAS domain-containing protein, which produces MANACGISAHTGESGAVISVTGRIDASSAGLLDTELSRLIDGGERAIIVEMGGLEYISSSGLRVLLAAKKNLKRSGGDLSIAALTPFVREVFEISGFLRIFSVYESVEEATERKRLTG; this is translated from the coding sequence ATGGCGAATGCCTGTGGCATATCTGCGCATACGGGCGAATCAGGTGCTGTTATATCAGTAACAGGGAGGATTGATGCCTCTTCGGCCGGCCTCCTGGACACTGAGCTTTCCCGACTCATCGACGGCGGCGAGCGCGCGATCATCGTCGAGATGGGAGGACTTGAGTATATCAGCAGTTCCGGCCTTCGTGTGCTCCTTGCGGCAAAGAAGAACCTCAAGAGATCGGGTGGGGATCTCTCGATAGCCGCCCTGACGCCCTTCGTACGGGAAGTCTTCGAAATATCCGGATTCCTGAGGATATTTTCGGTCTATGAAAGTGTCGAGGAGGCTACTGAGAGAAAGAGACTGACCGGATGA
- a CDS encoding DUF371 domain-containing protein translates to MKARDTVRARGHPLVQGTHPTTFEVTRDETLTLSGDCIIGIAADKGAADLDPNLRALLCDDRAVLTTRLVAGGQTVVVRSQGSAAFTLDHPADLVWRRSDFVSDRTVGIRSDHVAAALPREFIEALRRGEELVVELEAEIPEGT, encoded by the coding sequence ATGAAGGCGAGGGATACCGTGCGGGCACGGGGGCACCCGCTGGTCCAGGGCACCCACCCGACGACGTTTGAGGTAACGAGAGACGAGACACTGACGCTATCAGGCGACTGCATCATCGGCATCGCCGCTGACAAAGGTGCAGCCGACCTCGACCCCAACCTGAGGGCGCTGCTCTGCGACGACCGGGCGGTGCTCACGACCAGGCTTGTTGCCGGCGGCCAGACCGTTGTCGTCAGGTCGCAAGGATCTGCGGCGTTCACCCTGGACCACCCCGCCGACCTTGTCTGGCGGCGAAGCGACTTTGTCTCCGACCGGACTGTCGGCATCCGCTCCGATCATGTCGCGGCCGCGCTCCCCCGGGAGTTCATTGAGGCGCTCCGGCGGGGGGAGGAACTGGTGGTCGAGCTCGAGGCCGAGATCCCGGAGGGGACCTGA
- the xseA gene encoding exodeoxyribonuclease VII large subunit, with product MRGPSGSPDLFGTPILGVSEVSGLICDLLDDMRLHQIWVRGEMTNYKDHASGHRYFSLSEQNGRSSALINCVMWRTYASGLEFTPKNGMDVLAWGTVEVYEPHGRYQLIVREMLPAGRGERHLMVERWKRELDAEGLFSPERRRPLPAFPHRVGVVTSPTGAALKDILSVISRRYPAAEVVLSPTAVQGEGAHTEITEAIQRVDGLVDVIIVGRGGGSFEDLFPFNHPDVVRAVARCRTPVISAVGHEVDTALCDFAADLRAPTPSAAAERAVPDRREVLRDLAGYEERMGALLSHRIDAAGREVEDLRARMHPRRLTRRIHERMQRLAEHEELLRRAALSRVQRERSALAEVRASLAGKNPLAILKRGYCIAESGGRIVKSAGDLSPGEHVVLRMKDGRCRAVVEDITHDKDV from the coding sequence ATGCGCGGTCCTTCCGGCAGTCCGGACCTCTTTGGGACTCCGATTCTCGGGGTTTCAGAGGTCTCCGGGCTTATCTGCGACCTCCTCGACGACATGCGCCTGCACCAGATCTGGGTGCGGGGGGAGATGACCAACTATAAGGACCATGCCTCCGGTCACCGCTACTTCTCGCTTTCGGAGCAGAACGGGAGAAGTTCGGCGCTGATCAACTGCGTCATGTGGCGCACCTACGCCTCGGGGCTCGAATTTACGCCGAAGAACGGTATGGACGTCCTCGCCTGGGGAACGGTGGAGGTCTACGAGCCCCACGGCAGGTACCAGCTGATTGTCAGGGAGATGCTCCCGGCAGGCCGCGGCGAGCGCCACCTGATGGTGGAGCGCTGGAAACGGGAACTCGATGCCGAAGGGCTCTTCTCCCCGGAACGAAGACGACCCCTGCCCGCATTCCCGCACCGGGTCGGTGTGGTTACCTCCCCGACCGGCGCGGCGCTGAAGGATATCCTCTCGGTCATCTCCCGGCGGTATCCGGCCGCGGAAGTGGTCCTCTCACCGACTGCCGTCCAGGGCGAGGGGGCGCATACCGAGATCACGGAAGCGATCCAGCGGGTCGACGGGCTCGTGGACGTGATCATCGTCGGCCGCGGGGGCGGGAGTTTCGAGGACCTCTTCCCCTTCAACCACCCGGACGTCGTGCGGGCCGTCGCTCGCTGCAGGACCCCGGTGATCAGCGCCGTCGGGCACGAGGTGGATACCGCGCTCTGCGATTTTGCCGCTGACCTCAGGGCGCCGACGCCGTCGGCGGCTGCCGAACGGGCTGTGCCCGACCGCCGGGAGGTGCTCAGGGACCTCGCCGGATACGAGGAGAGGATGGGGGCGCTCCTCTCCCACCGCATCGATGCCGCAGGGCGTGAGGTTGAGGACCTGCGGGCGCGCATGCACCCCCGGCGGCTCACACGCCGGATCCATGAGCGGATGCAGCGCCTCGCCGAGCACGAGGAACTGCTCAGGCGGGCGGCGCTTTCCCGGGTGCAGCGGGAGCGCTCCGCGCTCGCCGAGGTCAGGGCGAGCCTCGCCGGGAAGAACCCGCTCGCCATCCTGAAGCGGGGCTACTGCATCGCCGAGTCGGGCGGGAGGATCGTGAAGAGTGCTGGCGACCTCAGCCCGGGGGAGCATGTGGTGCTGCGGATGAAGGACGGTCGGTGCAGGGCCGTCGTGGAGGATATAACTCATGACAAAGACGTTTGA
- a CDS encoding ribonuclease P protein component 4 codes for MADTTRKTGSRRLARERIEILFARAAEFYPENPVWSNRCVELARKIGMRHRIRIDRHLRRQFCRRCNAYLVPGSNARVRIHRGYVIVTCLACGHRSRYPVGRPRS; via the coding sequence ATGGCAGATACAACACGAAAAACAGGCTCCCGGAGGCTCGCACGCGAGAGGATCGAGATCCTCTTCGCGCGTGCTGCGGAGTTCTACCCTGAAAACCCCGTGTGGAGCAACCGCTGTGTGGAACTGGCGCGAAAGATCGGCATGCGTCACCGGATACGGATAGACCGGCACCTGAGGCGCCAGTTCTGCCGCCGGTGCAATGCCTACCTGGTCCCGGGGTCGAACGCGCGGGTCAGGATCCACCGGGGATATGTGATCGTCACCTGCCTTGCCTGTGGGCACCGGTCACGGTACCCGGTCGGGAGGCCTCGATCGTGA
- a CDS encoding HVO_0476 family zinc finger protein — protein sequence MITIVCPACKEECEHQVLREAAELVVQCSECGRVHRVPKPPEPRILTVKAIVSRETESEVCSVEMLEDEVVTLGDHIVAECGDEAIGVEVTGIEAGEKRVRRAEATEVTTLWTRGIEQVVVRASVHSGRTTIPLYQSAEGEDEFVVGETYTFGGRRIRISHIKLRDGPVIRKEGWKTVARRIKRIYGYLEGRPRRW from the coding sequence ATGATTACTATCGTCTGCCCCGCGTGTAAGGAAGAGTGCGAACACCAGGTTCTCCGGGAGGCCGCCGAACTGGTTGTGCAGTGCAGCGAGTGCGGTCGGGTGCACAGGGTGCCAAAGCCCCCTGAACCCCGAATCCTCACCGTCAAGGCGATCGTGAGCCGGGAGACGGAATCGGAGGTCTGCAGCGTGGAGATGCTCGAAGATGAGGTCGTAACCCTCGGGGACCATATCGTTGCAGAGTGCGGGGACGAGGCGATCGGGGTCGAGGTCACCGGCATCGAGGCCGGGGAGAAGAGAGTCCGCCGGGCGGAGGCCACAGAGGTGACGACCCTCTGGACCCGGGGGATCGAGCAGGTCGTGGTGAGGGCGTCCGTCCACTCCGGGCGCACGACCATCCCGCTCTACCAGTCCGCTGAGGGGGAGGACGAGTTCGTCGTCGGGGAGACCTATACCTTCGGCGGGCGGCGGATCAGGATATCGCATATAAAACTCCGCGACGGCCCGGTCATACGCAAAGAAGGCTGGAAGACAGTGGCCCGCCGGATAAAGAGGATCTACGGCTACCTCGAGGGGCGCCCCCGCAGGTGGTGA
- a CDS encoding 30S ribosomal protein S19e: MTTVYDIPADILIRQVAEELKKNPQIQPPDWAAFAKTGVHKEMPPENDDWWYVRAASVFRRVYIDGPVGTQKMRSIYGGKRNRGSAPGQFRRGSGSIIRKVLQQLEAAGYVSHTSEGRTVTAAGRSFLDNVAHGLKAEAAGTAPGLAKY, from the coding sequence ATGACGACTGTATATGACATCCCCGCCGATATCCTTATCCGGCAGGTGGCAGAAGAACTCAAGAAAAACCCGCAGATTCAGCCCCCGGACTGGGCCGCTTTTGCGAAGACGGGGGTACACAAAGAGATGCCTCCCGAGAATGACGACTGGTGGTACGTGCGTGCGGCGTCGGTCTTCCGGCGTGTCTATATCGACGGTCCGGTCGGAACCCAGAAGATGCGCTCAATCTACGGCGGCAAGCGTAACCGGGGTTCGGCCCCGGGGCAGTTCCGGCGGGGAAGCGGTTCGATCATCAGGAAGGTTCTTCAACAGCTCGAGGCGGCCGGATACGTCTCCCACACCAGTGAGGGACGCACGGTCACTGCGGCCGGCAGGTCGTTCCTCGACAACGTCGCGCACGGCCTGAAGGCCGAGGCCGCCGGGACTGCACCGGGACTTGCGAAATACTAA
- the xseB gene encoding exodeoxyribonuclease VII small subunit, which yields MTKTFEEMLEELRGIVRRLEDGDGSLEESIAMYERGALLVKQCEDLLGEAEMKLTELGRD from the coding sequence ATGACAAAGACGTTTGAAGAGATGCTGGAAGAGCTGCGTGGGATTGTCCGGAGACTGGAAGACGGGGATGGAAGCCTTGAAGAGAGTATCGCCATGTACGAGCGCGGCGCCCTCCTTGTGAAGCAGTGCGAGGACCTCCTCGGCGAGGCCGAGATGAAACTCACGGAGCTCGGCCGCGACTAG
- the rpl18a gene encoding 50S ribosomal protein L18Ae has product MENQTFEVVGACMIKNEWKPYRKVVAAPNENQAKERVFADIGSKHRLKRSYITIESVNVVAGE; this is encoded by the coding sequence ATGGAGAACCAGACGTTTGAAGTTGTGGGCGCGTGTATGATCAAGAACGAGTGGAAACCCTACCGGAAGGTAGTCGCGGCCCCGAACGAGAACCAGGCAAAAGAGCGGGTTTTCGCGGATATCGGGAGCAAACACCGCCTGAAGAGAAGTTATATCACCATCGAGTCGGTTAACGTAGTAGCTGGTGAATAA
- a CDS encoding hemolysin family protein has product MVIIDLVTVEIILFFICLLLSGFFSSSEVALISITRAKVHALLNQGRKGAEALDILKRSTDTVLITILIGNNIVNIAAASLATAIAIGIYGDVGIGIATGVTVILMLIFGEIGPKMYASRHTEELALRVALPILYLSKVIYPVLWVSDHIKQQFAFRPEVTEPVVTEEEIKEWIDVGEEEGTIEEQEREMLYSVLRFGDTTVREVMTPRVDVVMIEDTSTLENALSIFNETGFSRIPVYHEQIDNVVGLLNIKDIFAAAFRQQMDVTIKDLMYEPCFVPESKKIDELLKELQVMKQHMAVVLDEYGSFAGIVTVEDMLEELVGEIMDEFDEEEPEVQKIGEGVYLVDAQAWVGHLNEDLNLSLPETDSYETIGGLVIDRLGHIPRRGEVARIDESNIKLVVTQMQGRRIVKVKLVITPPVVPEESG; this is encoded by the coding sequence ATGGTAATCATAGACCTAGTAACCGTAGAGATCATATTATTTTTCATCTGTTTGCTCCTATCGGGCTTCTTCTCAAGTTCTGAAGTCGCTCTCATATCGATAACCCGGGCGAAAGTCCATGCACTCCTCAACCAGGGGCGAAAAGGAGCAGAAGCGCTCGACATCCTGAAACGGTCGACCGATACCGTCCTGATCACCATCCTCATCGGGAACAATATCGTCAACATCGCCGCAGCATCACTCGCGACCGCTATTGCCATCGGCATCTACGGCGACGTCGGTATCGGGATAGCGACCGGTGTTACGGTCATCCTGATGCTGATCTTCGGCGAGATCGGGCCGAAGATGTATGCATCCCGGCACACCGAGGAACTTGCGCTCCGCGTCGCCCTGCCCATCCTCTACCTCTCAAAGGTGATCTACCCGGTGCTCTGGGTCTCAGACCATATCAAGCAGCAGTTCGCCTTCAGGCCGGAGGTGACCGAACCGGTCGTCACAGAAGAGGAGATCAAGGAGTGGATCGACGTCGGCGAGGAGGAGGGAACAATCGAGGAACAGGAGCGGGAGATGCTCTACTCGGTGTTGCGCTTCGGCGACACGACAGTTCGCGAGGTGATGACGCCCCGTGTCGACGTCGTTATGATCGAAGATACAAGCACCCTCGAAAACGCCCTCTCCATCTTCAACGAGACCGGTTTTTCCCGGATCCCGGTCTACCATGAGCAGATTGATAACGTCGTCGGGCTCTTAAACATCAAGGACATCTTTGCGGCTGCCTTTCGCCAGCAGATGGACGTGACGATCAAAGACCTGATGTACGAGCCCTGTTTTGTCCCGGAGAGCAAGAAGATCGACGAACTCTTAAAAGAACTCCAGGTGATGAAACAGCATATGGCGGTCGTCCTCGACGAGTACGGATCGTTTGCCGGTATCGTGACGGTCGAGGATATGCTCGAAGAACTGGTGGGCGAGATCATGGACGAGTTCGATGAGGAGGAGCCCGAGGTGCAGAAGATCGGGGAGGGTGTCTACCTGGTCGACGCACAGGCGTGGGTGGGACACCTCAACGAGGATCTGAACCTCAGCCTCCCGGAGACGGACTCGTATGAGACCATTGGCGGCCTGGTCATCGACCGGCTGGGACATATCCCCCGCCGTGGTGAGGTGGCCAGGATCGATGAGAGCAACATCAAACTGGTGGTGACGCAGATGCAGGGCCGGCGGATTGTCAAGGTGAAACTGGTCATCACCCCCCCGGTCGTGCCGGAGGAGTCCGGATGA
- a CDS encoding 50S ribosomal protein L31e, whose protein sequence is MAEALKEHIYIIPLREVKRAPRWKRGNTAIKDIRAFLERHMKSEDVKLDRSINEKVWENGSGKPPRKIRVRAMKFEDGQVQAELAEE, encoded by the coding sequence ATGGCAGAGGCATTAAAGGAGCATATCTATATCATACCTCTCCGTGAGGTGAAGCGTGCGCCCCGGTGGAAGCGGGGTAACACTGCTATCAAGGATATCAGGGCGTTTCTCGAACGGCACATGAAGAGCGAGGACGTCAAACTGGACCGAAGCATCAATGAGAAGGTCTGGGAGAACGGCAGTGGAAAGCCCCCGCGAAAGATTCGCGTCCGCGCGATGAAGTTCGAGGACGGGCAGGTCCAGGCCGAGCTCGCTGAGGAGTGA
- a CDS encoding thioredoxin family protein has protein sequence MTVKVISFFQEGCMGCEEQAPVLQEVEKDLGIEIEVIDAVKNPQYIKEYKLRVTPTTLVIEGDEVRERMEGFVHREDLEAAIRRHLPG, from the coding sequence ATGACGGTGAAGGTGATAAGTTTCTTCCAGGAGGGCTGCATGGGGTGCGAGGAGCAGGCCCCGGTCCTCCAGGAAGTCGAGAAGGACCTCGGGATCGAGATCGAGGTGATCGATGCCGTGAAGAACCCGCAGTATATCAAGGAGTATAAACTCCGGGTGACGCCGACAACCCTCGTTATCGAGGGTGATGAGGTCAGGGAGCGGATGGAGGGCTTCGTCCACCGTGAAGACCTCGAGGCTGCTATCCGGCGTCACCTGCCCGGATAA
- a CDS encoding sugar phosphate isomerase/epimerase family protein yields MGRIAVSTMFFHEYPCDYIFDYVAEAGLDSLEFWVETPHFWLRGLPEDDLVRCIADHPELSPITVHAPSLDLNPCSINPKVAGISVDYAIEAVRMADRVGADVITVHPGRRTAKRHPSAYDFRRFEEYIDRLREAAGQTRVRVAIENLEPRVNALLSMADDAAEVLEQEPWLWFTLDMGHAMMTSCDEVIRFIDLCIDRMANIHVSAIGGNGRPHHPIHDDPSATRVLAELADRGYDGYLTLELEDMVFPGSLSSEEKIVLLMRELEALDAIFS; encoded by the coding sequence ATGGGTCGAATCGCCGTCTCGACAATGTTCTTCCACGAGTACCCGTGCGACTACATCTTTGACTACGTCGCCGAGGCCGGGCTTGACAGTCTCGAGTTTTGGGTCGAGACGCCGCACTTCTGGCTTCGCGGCCTCCCTGAGGACGACCTTGTACGGTGTATCGCCGACCACCCGGAACTCTCGCCGATCACCGTTCACGCACCGTCGCTCGACTTAAACCCCTGCTCCATCAACCCGAAGGTCGCCGGGATATCGGTCGACTACGCCATCGAGGCGGTCAGGATGGCGGACCGGGTCGGTGCCGACGTGATCACCGTCCATCCCGGCCGGCGGACCGCAAAACGCCACCCGAGCGCCTACGACTTCCGGCGGTTCGAAGAGTACATCGACCGGCTCCGGGAAGCCGCAGGGCAGACGCGGGTGCGGGTGGCGATCGAGAACCTGGAACCCCGGGTCAACGCCCTCCTCTCCATGGCGGACGACGCGGCTGAGGTGCTCGAGCAGGAGCCCTGGCTCTGGTTCACGCTGGATATGGGGCACGCCATGATGACATCCTGCGACGAAGTGATCCGGTTCATCGACCTCTGCATAGACCGGATGGCAAACATCCACGTCAGCGCAATCGGGGGAAACGGGCGGCCCCACCACCCCATCCACGACGACCCCTCTGCTACCCGAGTACTTGCGGAACTTGCCGACCGTGGCTACGACGGATACCTCACCCTGGAACTTGAGGATATGGTATTTCCAGGCTCTCTCTCCTCAGAAGAGAAGATTGTGCTCTTGATGCGGGAATTGGAGGCATTGGATGCGATATTCTCCTGA
- a CDS encoding 50S ribosomal protein L39e translates to MSKVVKGRKIRLAKACEQNRRVPAWVMIRTKRAVASHPKRRNWRRSTLKV, encoded by the coding sequence ATGAGCAAGGTAGTGAAGGGCCGGAAGATCCGGCTGGCAAAGGCATGCGAGCAGAACCGCCGCGTGCCGGCATGGGTGATGATCAGGACCAAACGTGCGGTTGCGTCGCATCCGAAACGGCGCAACTGGAGACGGAGTACCTTAAAGGTGTAG
- a CDS encoding YhbY family RNA-binding protein, whose product MRKESFQDLKPTIWIGKRGATSVMIDEIRRQLKSRKIVKVRWLRNTEVDPESIAASAGADLLEVRGRTLVLAERRSRSPGRDSRNI is encoded by the coding sequence GTGAGGAAAGAATCGTTCCAGGACCTCAAGCCCACCATCTGGATCGGGAAGCGGGGTGCAACGAGCGTCATGATCGATGAGATCCGGCGCCAGCTCAAGAGCCGTAAGATCGTCAAGGTCAGGTGGCTCCGGAATACGGAGGTCGATCCTGAGAGTATAGCGGCATCGGCCGGTGCTGACCTCCTGGAGGTCCGGGGGCGGACACTCGTCCTCGCGGAGCGGCGGAGCCGATCGCCCGGCCGGGATTCTCGAAATATATAA
- a CDS encoding DNA-binding protein gives MVDDELAEIRRRRMEQLQRQAMDQQAVEEEALRQQQIESQIRLALMEILEPEARERLNTIKLTRPEFAKAVEQQLVMLAQGGRIRQRITDDQLKSLLVQLTPSKKEFRITRK, from the coding sequence ATGGTAGATGACGAACTCGCGGAAATCCGCCGCCGGAGGATGGAACAGCTGCAGCGGCAGGCGATGGACCAGCAGGCTGTGGAAGAAGAGGCTTTGCGCCAGCAGCAGATCGAATCACAGATCCGCCTCGCGCTCATGGAGATCCTCGAGCCTGAAGCGAGGGAGAGGCTCAATACCATCAAGTTGACCCGGCCGGAGTTTGCGAAAGCGGTTGAGCAGCAGCTTGTGATGCTGGCCCAGGGCGGGAGGATCCGGCAGCGGATCACCGACGACCAGCTCAAGAGCCTGCTTGTGCAGTTGACGCCGTCAAAGAAAGAGTTCAGGATTACACGGAAATAA
- a CDS encoding alpha hydrolase yields the protein MEAGVLFSGGKDSALAAILLARDYGVELNTCVFDPNRKVPAVQAAAAALNLPLRIRVLGNDLLEEAVDLLLSCGYPNDAISMIHRAAVETLAAEYAVVGDGTRRDDRVPRLERSEVQHLETTTGCSYVRPLLGYGKPEVERLAGRLLVVQYGETGSIGNGDYEQEIRGAICARGIDPASFFPPNHLQSLVVGRKET from the coding sequence ATGGAAGCAGGTGTGCTCTTCTCGGGAGGGAAAGACAGCGCGCTGGCGGCGATCCTGCTTGCGCGTGATTACGGCGTGGAGTTGAATACCTGTGTCTTCGACCCCAACCGGAAGGTTCCGGCGGTGCAGGCCGCGGCGGCCGCCCTGAACCTCCCCCTCCGCATAAGGGTGCTCGGGAATGACCTCCTTGAGGAGGCCGTCGACCTGCTTCTGTCGTGTGGTTATCCAAACGACGCGATCAGCATGATCCACCGGGCGGCTGTCGAGACCCTCGCGGCTGAGTATGCGGTTGTCGGTGACGGCACCCGCCGGGACGACCGTGTCCCCAGGCTCGAGCGGTCCGAGGTGCAGCACCTGGAGACAACCACCGGTTGCTCCTATGTCAGGCCGCTGCTTGGCTACGGAAAACCGGAGGTGGAGCGCCTTGCAGGAAGGCTGCTTGTGGTGCAGTACGGGGAGACAGGCAGTATCGGGAACGGCGACTACGAGCAGGAGATCCGGGGGGCTATCTGTGCCCGCGGTATCGATCCGGCATCGTTCTTCCCTCCCAACCACCTGCAGTCGCTGGTGGTCGGCAGGAAGGAGACCTGA